Proteins encoded in a region of the Acipenser ruthenus chromosome 11, fAciRut3.2 maternal haplotype, whole genome shotgun sequence genome:
- the LOC117426871 gene encoding ATP synthase subunit beta, mitochondrial, with amino-acid sequence MLGAVGRCCTGALQALKPGVSPLKVIKGAPAALYSHRNYAAQAAPSAKPGPARGHIVAVIGAVVDVKFDEGLPPILNALEVSGRDTRLVLEVAQHLGESTVRTIAMDGTEGLVRGQKVLDTGAPIRIPVGPETLGRIMNVIGEPIDERGPISTKHTAAIHAEAPEFVEMSVEQEILVTGIKVVDLLAPYAKGGKIGLFGGAGVGKTVLIMELINNVAKAHGGYSVFAGVGERTREGNDLYHEMIESGVINLKDTTSKVALVYGQMNEPPGARARVALTGLTVAEYFRDQEGQDVLLFIDNIFRFTQAGSEVSALLGRIPSAVGYQPTLATDMGTMQERITTTKKGSITSVQAIYVPADDLTDPAPATTFAHLDATTVLSRAIAELGIYPAVDPLDSTSRIMDPNIVGNEHYDVARGVQKILQDYKSLQDIIAILGMDELSEEDKLIVSRARKIQRFLSQPFQVAEVFTGHAGKLVPLKETISGFKSILAGEHDSLPEQAFYMVGPIEEVIQKAERLAEEHS; translated from the exons ATGTTGGGAGCTGTAGGACGCTGCTGCACCGGGGCTTTGCAGGCGCTTAAGCCTGGGGTTAGCCCCCTGAAAGTCATCAAGGGGGCTCCTGCAGCTTTATACTCGC ACAGAAACTATGCTGCACAGGCAGCTCCATCTGCAAAGCCTGGCCCTGCCAGAGGCCACATTGTGGCAGTTATTGGGGCTGTTGTGGACGTCAAGTTTGATGAGGGCCTGCCTCCAATTCTCAATGCACTGGAAGTAAGCGGTCGTGACACAAGACTGGTCTTGGAGGTGGCACAGCATCTTG GTGAGAGTACTGTGCGTACTATTGCTATGGATGGTACAGAAGGTTTGGTCCGTGGACAGAAAGTCCTTGACACAGGGGCTCCCATCAGAATTCCAGTCGGTCCTGAAACCCTGGGCAGGATTATGAATGTCATTGGTGAGCCAATTGATGAGAGAGGACCAATCAGCACCAAGCA CACTGCTGCAATCCATGCTGAAGCTCCCGAGTTTGTAGAAATGAGTGTTGAGCAAGAAATCCTAGTAACTGGTATCAAGGTGGTAGATCTGCTGGCCCCTTATGCCAAGGGTGGCAAGATTG GTCTTTTTGGAGGTGCAGGTGTCGGTAAAACTGTACTTATTATGGAACTGATCAACAACGTGGCCAAGGCCCATGGTGGTTACTCTGTGTTTGCCGGGGTGGGAGAACGTACCCGTGAGGGCAATGACTTGTACCATGAAATGATTGAGTCTGGTGTCATCAACCTGAAAGACACCACTTCTAAG GTAGCGCTGGTGTATGGTCAGATGAATGAGCCCCCTGGTGCCCGTGCCAGAGTTGCTTTGACTGGTCTGACTGTTGCTGAATATTTCCGTGATCAGGAAGGACAGGATGTGCTGCTTTTCATAGACAACATCTTCAGGTTCACCCAGGCTGGATCGGAG GTGTCTGCCCTGCTGGGTCGTATCCCCTCTGCTGTGGGGTACCAGCCAACCCTGGCTACTGACATGGGTACCATGCAGGAGAGAATTACCACCACAAAGAAAGGTTCCATTACATCGGTGCAG GCTATCTATGTGCCTGCTGATGACTTGACTGATCCTGCTCCAGCCACTACTTTTGCTCACTTGGATGCCACCACTGTGTTGTCCCGTGCTATTGCCGAGTTGGGCATCTACCCAGCTGTCGACCCTCTGGACTCTACGTCTCGTATTATGGACCCCAACATTGTTGGAAATGAGCACTATGATGTAGCCCGTGGTGTGCAGAAGATCCTTCAG GACTACAAATCCCTTCAGGATATCATTGCTATCCTGGGTATGGATGAGTTGTCTGAAGAGGATAAGCTTATTGTTTCTCGTGCTCGTAAGATTCAGCGTTTCCTGTCCCAGCCCTTCCAGGTTGCTGAAGTTTTTACAGGTCATGCTGGAAAACTGGTTCCTCTTAAAGAGACCATTAGTGGATTTAAGAGCATTCTTGCTG GTGAACATGACAGTCTGCCAGAGCAGGCCTTCTATATGGTAGGTCCTATTGAAGAGGTAATCCAGAAGGCTGAGAGACTGGCTGAAGAACACTCATAA
- the LOC117426872 gene encoding coiled-coil domain-containing protein 89-like — protein sequence MSEYEKENSANMAPSQRSPKDLKMMIIDSKQEIDEVQHALDKLRALSQDDQTENTLLRSRIDEQSQLICILKQRADEMVLRCQALDRINAELENMRDDVLCELKIERHRSTQLEDRFMDLAANHQQIIKFKDEYKTQNAELKEENERLRNENESLFCEVLQQKEQRIVELTGEVKRMTEQYKDLELEYKQKSNEFKAKVEEVNENHQIKESAFLSKLEILQQKLKDSTEKCTELDLMLKQATEKDTLEESQLQLKLQALIREKDELLELSMQRGKLIQDKQKEIQQLEEKSEIAEKARTAAEKRFEQEESAVNLNLRVKELQHCLDESKQMYNELKKEFEVYKKHSCDLLAKEKELNAKLRHVIG from the exons ATGTCTGAATATGAGAAAGAAAATTCTGCCAATATGGCACCCTCTCAACGAAGTCCAAAGGATCTTAAAATGATGATCATAGACAGCAAACAG GAAATAGATGAAGTTCAGCATGCTTTGGATAAGCTACGTGCACTTTCCCAGGATGACCAGACAGAAAATACACTTCTGCGATCCAGAATAGACGAGCAGTCTCAGCTGATCTGCATTTTGAAGCAGAGGGCCGACGAGATGGTTCTGCGATGCCAGGCACTTGATAGAATTAACGCAGAGCTGGAGAACATGAGAGATGATGTGCTATGCGAACTGAAGATCGAAAGACATCGATCCACACAGCTTGAGGACAGGTTCATGGATTTGGCAGCCAACCACCAACAGATAATCAAATTCAAAGATGAGTACAAAACGCAGAATGCAGAACTGAAAGAGGAGAATGAAAGGCTCAGGAATGAGAACGAGAGCCTTTTCTGTGAAGTACTTCAGCAGAAGGAGCAGAGAATTGTTGAGCTCACAGGAGAAGTGAAGAGAATGACAGAGCAATATAAGGACTTAGAGTTGGAATATAA ACAAAAGTCAAACGAATTCAAGGCCAAAGTGGAGGAAGTTAATGAAAATCACCAAATTAAggaatcagcttttctgagtaaATTAGAAATTCTTCAGCAAAAGTTAAAGGATTCTACAGAAAAGTGTACTG AATTAGATTTAATGCTCAAACAAGCAACTGAAAAGGACACGTTAGAGGAATCACAACTCCAACTTAAGTTACAGGCTTTAATCAGAGAGAAAGATGAACTTTTGGAGCTTTCCATGCAAAGAGGGAAACTTATACAG GATAAGCAAAAGGAGATTCAGCAGCTAGAGGAAAAAAGCGAAATCGCAGAAAAGGCTAGAACAGCAGCAGAAAAACG gTTTGAACAAGAAGAATCTGCAGTAAATTTAAATTTAAGAGTGAAAGAACTTCAACACTGCCTTGATGAATCAAAACAGATGTACAATGAACTCAAGAAG gaatttgAAGTCTACAAGAAACATAGCTGTGATCTTCTTGCAAAAGAAAAGGAGTTGAATGCCAAACTACGCCATGTTATTGGTTGA